Proteins from a genomic interval of Anas platyrhynchos isolate ZD024472 breed Pekin duck chromosome 4, IASCAAS_PekinDuck_T2T, whole genome shotgun sequence:
- the RBM47 gene encoding RNA-binding protein 47 isoform X5, with protein sequence MTAEDSTARMSNDSSNVAATKVPEGVAGAPNEAALLALMERTGYSMIQENGQRKYGGPPPGWEGLHPPRGCEVFVGKIPRDVYEDELVPVFESVGRIYEMRLMMDFDGKNRGYAFVMYTQKHEAKRAVRELNNYEIRPGRLLGVCCSVDNCRLFIGGIPKMKKREEILEEIAKVTEGVLDVIVYASAADKMKNRGFAFVEYESHRAAAMARRKLMPGRIQLWGHQIAVDWAEPEIDVDEDVMETVKILYVRNLMIETTEDTIKKVFGQFNPGCVERVKKIRDYAFVHFTTREDAIHAMNNLNGVELEGSCLEVTLAKPVDKEQYTRYQKAAKGGAAATPEVAQQPNYVYSCDPYTLAYYGYPYNALIGPNRDYFVKAGSIRGRGRGAAGNRAPGPRGSYLGGYSAGRGIYSRYHEGKGKQQEKGYELVPNLELPAVNPVAIKPGAVAIPAISAQYSMFQAAPPAKMMEDGKIHAVEHIINPIAVQQDPASAAAAAAAAAAAVIPAVSTPPPFQGRPITPVYTMAPNVQRIPAAGIYGTSYVPFAAPAAATATIATLQKNAAAAAAAAAAAYGGYAGYMPPAFPAATIQVPIHDVYQTY encoded by the exons ATGACCGCTGAAGACTCCACTGCAAGGATGAGCAACGATTCTTCCAACGTGGCTGCCACGAAAGTCCCCGAAGGCGTAGCCGGTGCGCCCAACGAGGCGGCTCTGCTGGCGCTGATGGAGCGCACCGGGTACAGCATGATCCAGGAGAACGGGCAACGCAAGTACGGCGGCCCTCCTCCCGGCTGGGAGGGCCTGCACCCTCCTCGCGGCTGCGAAGTCTTCGTGGGCAAAATCCCCCGTGATGTCTATGAAGATGAGCTCGTCCCCGTGTTTGAGTCTGTCGGCCGCATCTATGAAATGCGCCTGATGATGGACTTTGATGGGAAGAACCGCGGCTATGCCTTCGTGATGTACACGCAGAAGCACGAGGCAAAGCGGGCTGTCAGGGAGCTGAACAACTATGAGATCCGCCCCGGCAGGCTGCTGGGTGTGTGCTGCAGCGTGGACAACTGCCGGCTCTTCATCGGAGGCATTCCCAAAatgaagaagagagaggagatCCTGGAGGAGATCGCCAAGGTGACAGAAGGTGTGCTGGATGTCATCGTGTACGCGAGTGCTGCAGACAAGATGAAGAACAGAGGCTTTGCCTTTGTGGAGTACGAGAGCCACCGAGCGGCGGCGATGGCCAGGAGGAAGCTCATGCCGGGAAGGATCCAGCTGTGGGGACACCAAATTGCTGTTGACTGGGCAGAACCAGAGATCGACGTGGATGAAGATGTCATGGAGACTGTTAAAATCCTCTATGTGAGGAACTTGATGATTGAGACCACAGAGGACACCATTAAAAAGGTCTTTGGGCAGTTTAACCCCGGATGTGTAGAGCGGGTGAAAAAAATACGTGATTACGCCTTTGTGCACTTTACAACCAGGGAAGATGCCATCCACGCCATGAACAACCTCAATGGTGTCGAACTGGAAGGCTCGTGCCTGGAGGTTACCTTGGCCAAGCCGGTGGACAAGGAGCAGTACACTCGCTACCAGAAAGCAGCGAAAGGAGGGGCCGCAGCAACACCCGAAGTAGCTCAGCAACCTAATTATGTTTACTCTTGCGATCCATACACACTAGCGTATTATGGATATCCGTACAATGCCCTGATCGGGCCCAACAGAGATTACTTTGTGAAAG CAGGCAGCATACGAGGCAGAGGGCGAGGTGCAGCTGGCAAcagagcccccggcccccggggcTCCTACCTGGGGGGGTACTCCGCCGGACGTGGCATCTACAGCAGATACCATGAAggcaaaggaaaacagcaggaaaaaggatACGAGCTGGTGCCCAACCTGGAATTACCTGCTGTCAACCCAGTGGCCATTAAGCCTGGTGCAG TGGCCATCCCTGCGATCAGTGCCCAGTACTCCATGTTTCAGGCCGCGCCACCAGCCAAGATGATGGAAGATGGCAAGATCCACGCAGTTGAGCACATCATCAACCCTATTGCCGTCCAGCAGGACCCAGccagtgcagcagctgctgcagcagccgcaGCCGCAGCTGTAATACCGGCTGTGTCAACGCCTCCCCCCTTCCAG GGCCGCCCCATAACGCCGGTGTACACCATGGCCCCCAACGTGCAGAGGATCCCCGCCGCCGGCATTTACGGGACAAGTTACGTGCCATTCGCGGCGCCTGCCGCAGCAACGGCGACGATAGCCACGCTACAGAAGAACGCggccgctgctgccgccgccgccgctgctgcctACGGAGGGTACGCCGGCTACATGCCTCCGGCATTCCCTGCTGCCACCATCCAGGTGCCCATCCACGACGTCTACCAGACGTACTGA